In the Glycine max cultivar Williams 82 chromosome 19, Glycine_max_v4.0, whole genome shotgun sequence genome, tcatgaaaatttgAAGTTGTGAACTTTTTAGTCATGTTTCCACAAAATTGTTGACATTGTTTAACAAGTTacttattttatgatatttagttttttttttaccatcgaAGGAGATCTCCATGTCATGTTTTCGTTGTTTAAAATTAGATTCAGTTGCTCATATAATCAACGGTTGTTtatggttaaaatatattttattgtctcaattaaaataattgaactaaaataaaattattttttttagttcttaaaataaaattttgattgaaacaaaagtaagtataaataataataaaagtataaaactgTGGGTTGCTATATCATTGGAGCAAAATGTGTATGTGTTACCTAAATATAATGTGATATTGTAGAAACCAAtgaatagaagataaagaattTAAGATAAGTTACTTAAATTGTAACTATTAGAGATATTTATAGGTTGTTTGGTTTGAGTGGTGTTGAATTTAGTTTTCTTAATAAAGATATGGAGTTAATAAAGATATTGAGTTTGAGTTCTATAGATAAAAAATGTTTGGGAGGAGAGATTTTGtcaaagttaaattttttgataaagattaatcattgataaaattatgataaatatttcgtacaaatgacataataataaaaaaaaaattataccaatcAGAAATGCTCTAACTTTCtcaagttaagaaaaaaattgtggtaAAAATATCCCCATTTTTAAGGAGTCAAAATATcactttacttttattaattatctaatacgataaataattaatttttttagtaaaaatatcaCCTTACTCTTTTATttccaaaaaatttatataaatattcacAAGAGTATTTATAACcaaccaaataaattttaattgttttaaaaaaatcatgattctcAAATACAAcaaatttcaatcatttttaaaattcatcccTCAAGTTACTGAAAATTGATTTAAACTCAATCAATTCCTCTAAATTAGACCAAAAGTGAAACACAAAAGCATATAtaaaatcacattaattattCCCAAAActttaaggagaaaaaaatataattctacaaaagaaaataatgtaaACTACTATTTTGATTACATTCTcatattaatttctaaatttttaaaataaatacttaaatctTCTAATTGTTTCATCTAAATCCCTAAATTTAACTACTAACTCTTATTAAACTACATTTTTATAAACTTTGAACTAGTATAATTGACAAATTAcactttcaaaaatttatttgaaaattcttTAAGTATAATTGACAAATTAcactttcaaaaatttatttgaaaattctttaatttaaaagacAACAATATAACATCATTATCCACTTttagagacaaaaataaaataatttagtcaaataatggaagttttttaaaactaaaaatactaTTCACAGTTTCACTCAGAagctaagtaaaaaaaatcgtAATAAAAGCGACTAAAGCACTTCACCAGATTTTTAATCTAAATCAGTTTTACAAAAACATATACATCATAAAATCAAGTTCGTGCTTTgatcaaaaatcaattttataaaattcataattatcCAAAATCTTTGTCCCAAACACATTTCGACTATAAATTCAATAACGCATGACATGGGAACCACTTTTAAACTCTAAGGTGGGCATATATTATTAAGTTTCTATGAAAGGTCTCAACTCTACACCCagtattcaccaaaaaaactCAGTACACGCAGTTGGTCAACCCCATTCAAGCCCAGCTCCTAAATTCTCAGGTACATTTTCAAGACTGCTActttaaatatgttaatatgTACAAAACTGGAGATGAGTTTCTTTCCTTCCCAGTCCCCCACATCCTTTGTTACAGAAACTAGAACTCAGGTTAGATGCTTCGGCTGCATCAAAACTTTTTTCCGAAGGATTGTCATACGTAACCAGTCACCAAATGGGGAGAAGCACGAGGCAGACCACAAGAGTAAGTGACATACTTGACACTATCAATTAGCACAACCACAAAAATCCGAGAGAGTGACTTTGGTCTCATCATGCcgtcaacatcaacatcaccaTCGCCAGCCTCTTTGGGATCAACAAGGACTGAAACTACCATAGAAGACTTATTACCATGGAGGTGGTCTTTCTGCAAATTCTTTACTCGTTCTTCAGTTATGTTCAGACTAGATCCATTAAGCGGCTCTGGGAGCTCATGAAGGGTTCTTCTATTCCTGGTCTTTTTGACACTGGTAGCATTCTGACGGTTTTCAGTGGAAACATTGGCTACTGATGTTGCAGGAACTATTGCTCCAGGACTTGGAGAAACATCAAACTGGAAAACTTCAGTGCACATGCCAGAACTTAACATTGGCCCTGCATCAAGGAATGGGAGAACTCAGTGTATATTTTCAATGTTATGTGGGTATCAGAGAATAGGCCAACAggtcctttattttattttagacaaCTAGCAAAAAACTTTGCTCAAGCATGATTGAGAGGTGGACATCTCAAAGACATTGTTTTCAGCTCTTATATTCAACAGACACCATAGTGTATATCATGGCCTAAGAAAAGCTATTCTATAACAAAGATCAAAATGAACCAAAACATGCAAAAATTAACTGGATACTTTGTAAATTAAGCACTATTAAAGCCAAGCTCATCACACTAGTTTGAGACTCCCAAAGAGCCAAAGTAGTCCATCTAACCAATTTGGAAGACACACTGAAAGACTTACTCACACAAAAAACGTTAGCAAATAAAACATCTTCAAAGGAAACCAAGGAACAGCAAGAGCAAACACAAAACATGTTAGCATAGATAGCATATTCAAGACTTGATCATCACCAACATTAAAAGCCTTATTAAGCCTATAATTTGTGCTACAATATTCACAAATTAAGGTTAGACAGAAACCAAAAAGACATAGCATAAGTCAATAGAAAGCGTTAATGTAACATTTTCATCCCTATCATGCAACCTATACAATTACAGAGTAAAATTCAGAAGGAATGTCAGAATATCCGGATAATTACCTACGAGACCTTCACGGAACCACTGTTGCATTTTACCATCAGTTACAGAGGACTTCATATGGTCCTTCAAAACTTTGGTTGAACCAGAGCCAAGAGCCTTCCTCTGTTCAGGAGAAACACTATACACATGTGGATGTTGACCTCTGCTTCTTCCAACTCCAGGAATAGCCAGTGCAGAATCCAAATCCTTAGGAATGGCCAACCCAGTTTCTCTCTTGTCCTTCTTTGCCTCGGCAGTTTGAGATGCCATGGCTTTCTCACTGGCCATAATGGAATGGATAATCAAGTTCCCATCAATCTTCACCATCTTATCATTCCTAGGTACATACAGAGAAGCAACAAGAGGCTCACTGGCATTGCCCTGACGACCGAAATCATCCGAGCCTTTCCGACGATCATGCctttcttctctaaaattccGGCCTCGCTCATAATTCACTCTGTCAGAAACACTAAACCTCCCACCATTAGAAAACCCTACATCCTCATCTCTTTCAGACCCATTCCTACGACCATTCAAAGACCAAACCTTCCCTCCACCTTGACCATACACCCTATCACTAACATAATTAGACCTACCAGTACCAGGAACATTCTCCACTAAACCCccaaacctaaaatcaacaagAGGAACAAGCCCACCGAAAAGCatgataaagaaaaacaaacccAGCAAACTAATGCTAGCAACCTTCGTAGTTTTCCCCTCACTCTTCTTGTTCTCACTCTTTTTACCCTTGGGGGCTGAAGCAGGTTGCTGAGGCTTCAACCTAGGAATGGGAACCAAAGGAACCTGAGACCCTTGAGGCTTAACAACATAAGGAGCACAAGGCATCCACGGATAAGGCATAGGTGCCATTGGAGGATGATGAGGGTACATCCCAGGAGCAGGTGCTGGAGGAGGAGGACACATGACACCAGCAGCACCCACTTGCTGTCTAAGTGTAGCATTCTCAGCCACCACATACGACATCTTACTACTCATATCAGCAATGATGGAATTCAATGATCTCACTTTCTCCTCAAGCTCCTCCACGTAATGCTTCTTCCTCTGCCTAGAAAGCTGTGCACTTTCCCTGTTCCTCATCAACCTCGCCTTCCTTTTCTCATCCTCATCGTCAATTCCATTCAAACCAGACTGAGACTGTTTCTcggtgttattattattattctccaCCGAGGAAGAGAACCTTCTGTGCTTGGTAGCACTTCCATCgcaactttctttctttctcttcagaTCAAAAGCTGGAGTTTCCTCCATTTTCACACCATTGTTTGTAACTGCATGCGCATGAGACGATGTTATGTCCCTCTCGTAAGGGCCGGAATCAGGTGAGGGCGAGTGCATGGCCTCGTATACACCCGATCCGCCGTTGCCGGAACCCTGCGACGAAACCGGTCCGTTAGAAGACTCCTCCCGGTCGCAAAACTCAGCCTCCGGCGACGGAACGCTCGAAACCCTAACATTATCCGCGGAATCGCCCTCGCCGGAAACCGCGGACACGTCGGAATCCGGCGAATCGGAATTCTTTGCGTCGATCGGCGGCGAAGCGGAGTCATAATTAGAGTTACAGACGTCGGGGAGGAGGAAATCCTCGGCGTCGGAGGGGATGAAGATGTCGTCGAGTTCGTCGAGGTCGTCGAAGGTGATTTCGAATTCCCCGTTGTTGTCGAAATCCATGCCGAATTCGAGATCGGAGGCGAAGGGGAGCGCGTCAGTGGTGTTGAAGAGCGAGTCCATGGAGGGGATGAGGAAGGCGTTGAAGTTGGAGGAGAAGTCGCCAAACACGAGATCAGACGCTGGAGGCTCCGGTGACGGCTCCACGGCGGGCATTGACGCAGTCATTGGTGAGGGTTTCTGAGATATGGTTTTGGAAATTTTTGGGGTTTCGTTAGTTATTTGAAGCATCGCGCGTGGGGATCACGCGCTGAAACCCGTGTACTGTGATGAATAGTTGCTTTGTCTGTGTTCTCGTCTTCCGCTGACTCGTGTACCACGCGTTGCGAGGAGCGGATTAATGCGATTTTATGAAATGTTATTACAGGCGACACCGTTTTACGCTCTCCtcccattataattattgtgtTTGAGATAAAATTTATCCAAGATAAttgtattttactttttcaatggAATaataactctatttttttttttacttacgtTGCTTGGAATATTTATGGtaactaataaaatttatatataaattaataatgatgtaaaattagttttataaatttattattctatttcatcaatttattattttttattattttatttaaaataaccttagacaaatattattttgggatcaagaaaatattttttagggtCTTTGCTTGCCtaagaaatattattaaaaaattagaagaaaaaaatatttattaaaaaatcataacaagaGACAAAAAGGACTcatgaaaaatacaattttacatattttaataaaaaaaattgaaagtatattcatttaagattttaaaagattttttttaaaatattgagatattcaattaagatttttaaataataaaaacaaattttatgataTTCAAGTAAGActgttaggatttttttaagaaatttaataaagtttattagtattcaattaaaattttgtataactTAAAGAAAATCTTTTGATATAACAGTATATGAATTTTGATAGATTTTGTCTAATAATAAATTTGGTGAgattttttatgagaaaatatatattaaataatctcATTTAAATCCTTAAGATTTTATGAGACtttctttatttcttgaaaattgacatatttttttcatcacatGTCATTTCTTTATGCTTTTAATCAATGGTCAACATGCTCTTAAACATGTTATATGAGAGATTTTTTCAATTCTTTGAATTCGAGGGACATGTCGAGtgcatgtttatatatataaatagacgtgaatatatatatatatatatatatatatatatatatatattattttaatgaatacGAAAAGTTGACTCAtgtataaatagataaatatataaataatgttgAAAACAATTGTTGGGCATGTTGTGTTATTGTGTTTGTAAATATGCTAGCAAAAATTGATTTGTTACTTAACAAGTTTAGGGTTGCTTGTATAAGATGAGTTTTATTTCAAATGTTAGtgaacaaaatttttaaatttttatcaataattttaaatgtttttttaaaattcactaaATCCGTTCGcatcttaaaaatttataatgttttttcaaatattataaattcatattttgtaattttgttaaaatctgaactataaaattttaatcttaaaattctttttcaaaaacctTTAAAATCATTACATTCTTAtaaaaacctcaaaaatcttgaagatttttttatttcaaaataacctTTTAAAATACACTCTcttaatttcttaaccaatatGACGAGTACCAATTaccatttctcattttttaattatattattattattattttgaaggaatattattatattattattatcaatcaGCAACAACAATTTTTTGGATAAcgagtatttaattaattatttagtgcTATGATGGGAAGAAGTGTGTCTGGAAACTTCTATGTGAGCGTGCGAAGGGATAATATTGGCGAAAACCAAATCCAGTGACGAGGAGTTACGTTTCCGCTACGTTCGGTTACTTTCAACGGCCGCGACTTACGGTGTCACGTTGTGAatgagggttttttttttcgaaataAAATCTTGCTAATAACTTACTTactatactaaaaaaataacttactaTATGTATATACAAAAACTTCCTGAATTAATACAttacttaataattttaaatttgttaataatttaaattattttttaaaaaatattttttaatttgttgagatttactattttactctttttatttaattatttcttgtaaattaattaatgtatattaGTCATTTTTATATGATCTAGTcgtcttttttattctttacaaaagagaaaataaagttatcttattattatttattgtttattgacTAAAAATGGTAaagtaattaaaagtattttggtaaaaaaatacaaaaagataaaaaaggaaaaataaaataaaaaatatctttaaaaactttcaacaaataaaattcaaaaggtTTTAAGTTCTAACTTCTTTGTcgttgtaaataaaaaaatataatcctagttataaataaaataactgtttgaattatttgatatttattcaCTAGAAAATATCATGTTTTGATTCAAAATTGTACTgttattttagttaataaaaactttatttatcgattgataaaaaaagttaaacctTATTTAAAGATTTGATTGGATTTTTGTTACTTACAAAAAGGATTTAAACCAAACTACAAACACAACATATTGGTACAAAAGGTATAGTAATCAATTACTGGACCTGTGACTATGTAGAACAATTATTTACCATAcctcattatttattttgatgcaCTTCATGTATATTAGGTATTGGTACGTTAAGTAATACCTCTGTGTGCAGTGTTGGTCAAATGCCGACTAGCCTGTCGTATGGAAAAGTAGAGTGTTTGTCCAAAATTACTTGAACACCTCAACGACTTCAAATGTACAAGCTATGCTATATGCTATCATATCACGGGGTGGAAGTAGTATTTGATTTTGAGAGTTCTTTACAATTACATTCATGTACATGTACTATTGTACACTCCTCAAAGTACTTTGCTGTCACTTGGCATTGGAAAAATATGAACGTCCATTCCGTGGAGTGGATGGGagtgaagagaaaaaatatagataaaaaataataataaatatgatgaataatataataaaaactgaaaaaaaggtaaaaatgagaagaagaagaagaaaagggtagAGATAAATATAATCACTTTTCAAAATTGCAAACTAGACTAGGTTGATTATTGTAGCTCTGTTCATACACTGAGAACAAAGattgtgatttgattttttttcagtttcttgttaactttaaattaatacaaatCAATTAAGGAGGTCTAATTTAATTACttgaatagaataaataatttattataaattttttaatattattttcaatttttatggataaaaaaaattagtacacATTAAGTACAATTTATAAAATGTTAGAGTTTCatataatatgtaaatagtTTATAGTTTAACTCAATTTTAAAACCTAGCTTGATTCAAGTGGTCCGATGGTGAATTAGTGGTCGGTCGAATTGACTATAAGACCGGTCATGTAGTCAACCAGATATGATCAAGTGCTACCTGATCGAGATTGTGGTTGAATTAATAACAGTCTATAAACCTGAGTTAagtcatataattttttctttcatttaaattacttaaaatgACATCGCTTTGTTGTTACAATGTGattgttgatttgttttttatattacttattCAATTTATTGTGTTTAAGGAGGatctatatttaattattttaggtaTTTGACCTTGTGATTTTGtttatgaataacaatttttattgggacttttttaatttaagtataaaattttcataagaTTCGTCACTACAAGATCTACAAAACCCAGTGCACCATCATATTTGCTTTACTAGCCACGCGAGCTGCCATCACAAGTTTGTTTTCCAAGAAAAACATTATTGTTCAAACCCATGGTGCCTAACGGGGATGCTGACAAAGGCCCTATAGAGGCATGCCAAGCTGCAAACCTCACCAACGACGATGGTAGGTTCATATGGCGAACTATTCATCAACCCTATCATCATTGTTGACCGGAGTGTGGAGATCGATAAGTCTACCATAATGGTGTGTTGAGATCACCATATAAGATAAAAGAAATGATGGAGGTGGCAaagaaacaagaataaaaatgaaacttcAATACTGAAAATTGCCTTTGGCAACCATGAATGGtggtaaaaaatttattaaatgagtTTTGTAATATCAAGTGTGGCATGACCCATAATCACTCAATTGATCTagtgattaaaaataatggtcCATCATAAACCATCTAGTGAATTGGTCCAAGCTAGccttaatcttaattattatatgatttaatTACCCATTTAGTCTCATAGTTTTTAAACTTATccattttagtccctatagttaatAAGTGGTTTTTTTAGTCTATGTAGTTTACCATTTAATTCTTGATAGGTCCCTACcgttaaaattgtttaacaccgttaaattattgttttcggCCGTCTTTTCCCGGAGCTCTCTCTCTTCCGGGAGGCCCCTGACTTGCAACGGATACTACACTTCCACCCCACCCTCACCGTCGGAGCTCGCTACAAAATCAGTGTCGCCGTCAACCTCTCCGACACATGCAAAGGCGAAAAAATGGAGAGGAAGGTTTTGACAGCACAGTGTACGGTGGGGTTTTCCGTTTGAGACAT is a window encoding:
- the BZIP37 gene encoding bZIP transcription factor 17: MLQITNETPKISKTISQKPSPMTASMPAVEPSPEPPASDLVFGDFSSNFNAFLIPSMDSLFNTTDALPFASDLEFGMDFDNNGEFEITFDDLDELDDIFIPSDAEDFLLPDVCNSNYDSASPPIDAKNSDSPDSDVSAVSGEGDSADNVRVSSVPSPEAEFCDREESSNGPVSSQGSGNGGSGVYEAMHSPSPDSGPYERDITSSHAHAVTNNGVKMEETPAFDLKRKKESCDGSATKHRRFSSSVENNNNNTEKQSQSGLNGIDDEDEKRKARLMRNRESAQLSRQRKKHYVEELEEKVRSLNSIIADMSSKMSYVVAENATLRQQVGAAGVMCPPPPAPAPGMYPHHPPMAPMPYPWMPCAPYVVKPQGSQVPLVPIPRLKPQQPASAPKGKKSENKKSEGKTTKVASISLLGLFFFIMLFGGLVPLVDFRFGGLVENVPGTGRSNYVSDRVYGQGGGKVWSLNGRRNGSERDEDVGFSNGGRFSVSDRVNYERGRNFREERHDRRKGSDDFGRQGNASEPLVASLYVPRNDKMVKIDGNLIIHSIMASEKAMASQTAEAKKDKRETGLAIPKDLDSALAIPGVGRSRGQHPHVYSVSPEQRKALGSGSTKVLKDHMKSSVTDGKMQQWFREGLVGPMLSSGMCTEVFQFDVSPSPGAIVPATSVANVSTENRQNATSVKKTRNRRTLHELPEPLNGSSLNITEERVKNLQKDHLHGNKSSMVVSVLVDPKEAGDGDVDVDGMMRPKSLSRIFVVVLIDSVKYVTYSCGLPRASPHLVTGYV